The following proteins are co-located in the Thermus tengchongensis genome:
- a CDS encoding fimbrial biogenesis chaperone, with protein MRKTLPLLALLLTAAQAQTGVGVSPPRALYPAAPGTSLTGSILVDHPGRSGTLQVEVVLQDVLLQADGKPLYLDPGSHPRSLTRWLAVSPLAFLLQPQAAQEVRYTVQVPPDAQPGTYWGIVFFESAPAGSRQGAEGLGIRVKTRVGHVVYVEVGQVSRSGRIQGFRYLPPSREGPAQVRLSFQNTGTGLLRLKGRVEVRDLQGRPVAQAEVPETASLPGATHELPAPLDKPLPPGRYLVLAVLDYGSPSLIAGEGRIEVK; from the coding sequence ATGAGAAAAACCCTTCCCCTGCTAGCCCTGCTCCTCACCGCGGCCCAGGCCCAAACCGGGGTGGGCGTGAGCCCCCCCAGGGCCCTCTACCCCGCCGCCCCCGGAACCAGCCTCACGGGGAGCATCCTGGTGGACCACCCGGGGCGTAGCGGCACCCTGCAGGTGGAGGTGGTGCTCCAAGACGTCCTCCTCCAGGCGGACGGGAAGCCCCTCTACCTGGACCCGGGCAGCCACCCCCGCTCCCTCACCCGCTGGCTCGCCGTGAGCCCCCTGGCCTTCCTCCTCCAGCCCCAGGCTGCCCAGGAGGTGCGCTACACGGTGCAGGTGCCCCCAGATGCCCAGCCCGGCACCTACTGGGGCATCGTCTTCTTTGAGTCCGCCCCGGCGGGAAGCCGGCAGGGCGCGGAAGGCCTGGGCATCCGGGTGAAGACCCGGGTGGGGCACGTGGTCTACGTGGAGGTGGGCCAGGTGAGCCGCTCGGGGCGCATCCAGGGCTTCCGCTACCTGCCGCCAAGCCGAGAAGGCCCCGCCCAGGTGCGCCTCTCCTTCCAGAACACCGGCACCGGCCTCCTGCGCCTCAAGGGGCGGGTGGAGGTGCGGGACCTGCAGGGCCGCCCCGTGGCCCAGGCGGAGGTGCCGGAGACCGCCAGCCTCCCCGGGGCCACCCACGAGCTCCCGGCGCCCCTGGACAAGCCCCTGCCCCCGGGGCGCTACCTGGTCCTGGCGGTGCTGGACTACGGGAGCCCGAGCCTCATCGCCGGGGAAGGGCGGATTGAGGTGAAGTGA